A portion of the Hoplias malabaricus isolate fHopMal1 chromosome 1, fHopMal1.hap1, whole genome shotgun sequence genome contains these proteins:
- the med29 gene encoding mediator of RNA polymerase II transcription subunit 29 isoform X2 has protein sequence MYIRVLIYNIIDSSPPPPQPGAVNPAAALQPQSQQQQQQLQQQQQQQQQQDFDPVHRFKMLIPQLKESLQSLAESFGAAAGTIQNVMSIASQNFVHNTSIDNGVKSNDGTVQRFDKSLEEFYALCDQLELCLRLAHECLSQSIDSAKHSPNLVPTATKPDTVQTESLSYSQYLSMIKSQISCAKDIHNALLECSKKITGKSQPQGIL, from the exons ATGTATATACGTGTCTTAATTTACAACATCATTGACTCTTCG CCTCCTCCTCCGCAGCCCGGAGCTGTAAACCCCGCCGCCGCGCTACAACCACaatcacagcagcagcagcagcagctacaacagcaacagcaacaacaacaacagcaagacTTCGACCCTGTTCATAGGTTTAAAATGCTCATACCACAGCTAAAAGAGAGCTTACAG TCTCTGGCGGAGTCCTTCGGTGCTGCAGCAGGCACTATCCAG AACGTCATGAGCATTGCGTCACAGAATTTTGTGCACAATACATCAATTGATAATGGAGT AAAGAGTAACGATGGCACAGTTCAGCGATTTGACAAGAGTTTAGAAGAGTTCTACGCCCTCTGTGATCAGCTCGAACTGTGTTTG cGCCTAGCCCACGAATGCCTCTCCCAGAGCATCGATAGTGCCAAGCACTCACCAAACCTGGTGCCTACAGCTACCAAGCCAGACACAGTCCAAACAGaatctctctcttattctcagTATCTCAGCATGATAAAGTCCCAGATATCCTGCGCTAAAGACATCCACAATGCTCTTCTGGAGTGTTCAAAGAAGATCACTGGAAAGAGTCAGCCACAAGGAATTCTGTAA
- the med29 gene encoding mediator of RNA polymerase II transcription subunit 29 isoform X3 produces MVDDLGRRTKENAEPPPPQPGAVNPAAALQPQSQQQQQQLQQQQQQQQQQDFDPVHRFKMLIPQLKESLQNVMSIASQNFVHNTSIDNGVKSNDGTVQRFDKSLEEFYALCDQLELCLRLAHECLSQSIDSAKHSPNLVPTATKPDTVQTESLSYSQYLSMIKSQISCAKDIHNALLECSKKITGKSQPQGIL; encoded by the exons ATGGTCGACGACCTCGGAAGAAGAACGAAAGAAAACGCCGAG CCTCCTCCTCCGCAGCCCGGAGCTGTAAACCCCGCCGCCGCGCTACAACCACaatcacagcagcagcagcagcagctacaacagcaacagcaacaacaacaacagcaagacTTCGACCCTGTTCATAGGTTTAAAATGCTCATACCACAGCTAAAAGAGAGCTTACAG AACGTCATGAGCATTGCGTCACAGAATTTTGTGCACAATACATCAATTGATAATGGAGT AAAGAGTAACGATGGCACAGTTCAGCGATTTGACAAGAGTTTAGAAGAGTTCTACGCCCTCTGTGATCAGCTCGAACTGTGTTTG cGCCTAGCCCACGAATGCCTCTCCCAGAGCATCGATAGTGCCAAGCACTCACCAAACCTGGTGCCTACAGCTACCAAGCCAGACACAGTCCAAACAGaatctctctcttattctcagTATCTCAGCATGATAAAGTCCCAGATATCCTGCGCTAAAGACATCCACAATGCTCTTCTGGAGTGTTCAAAGAAGATCACTGGAAAGAGTCAGCCACAAGGAATTCTGTAA
- the sars2 gene encoding serine--tRNA ligase, mitochondrial isoform X1, whose product MASLVRSVRRFTALSALLSPGSCGVRAGHAALRRPCSSDTKSSSLWEHVKEGYSHKPQLDMRPLCEDTQTLLTELENRRGDIRADDVEIIVSVWKQLLNLRTEIEELEEKKKVVSATVQALVEQHDKKTVPDLVEYRTARDEGRSIRARLNELYPKHTDLEELYYCRALRLPNRTHPDVPIGDESNAKVVETVGEKAEFDFKPKGHLEIGEKLDIIRQRRLAHVSGHRSYYLRGAGARLQTALQNFALDLLQKRGFIPMVVPDMLKGVVFEGCGMQPHAHHSQVYSLDHKRFPDLNLAGTGEVGIAGYFMDHAVNLKDLPVRTVCSSTCYRAETDTGRETWGLYRVHHFNKVEMFGVTADETGEESSQLLNEFVLLQKEIFSSLQLHFRVLDMPTEELGPPAFRKYDIEAWMPGRGSFGEISSASNCTDYQSRRLNIFYEKNDGSLKYAHTVNATACAIPRTIIAILETHQTKEGTVQVPEVLQPYLGLEVIEKPKYAPLKYIGPNQPQRQPRTTPKIQGLQRVWSLPGITGCKA is encoded by the exons ATGGCGTCCTTGGTGCGTTCTGTGAGGCGGTTCACCGCGCTCTCTGCCCTGCTGTCCCCGGGAAGCTGCGGGGTCCGGGCCGGACACGCAGCTCTGCGGAGACCCTGCTCCTCTGACACAAAGAGCAGCAGTCTGTGGGAACATGTAAAAGAGGGATACAGCCACAAACCCCAGCTCGACATGAGGCCGCTGTGtgaagacacacaaacactcctcaCTGAGCTGGAGAACAGGCGAGGAGACATAAGAGCGGACGATGTGGAAATCATC gtttcggTGTGGAAGCAGCTGCTAAACTTGCGGACGGAAATTGAGGAGTTGGAGGAAAAGAAGAAAGTGGTCAGTGCCACAGTTCAAGCTCTTGTG gAGCAACATGACAAGAAAACTGTACCTGAT CTTGTGGAATACAGGACGGCAAGAGACGAGGGTCGAAGTATCAGAGCCAGGCTGAATGAGTTATATCCAAAACATACTGATTTGGAAGAGCTGTATTATTGCAGAGCCCTGAGGCTTCCCAATAGAACTCATCCAGATGTG CCCATCGGAGATGAGAGCAATGCGAAGGTGGTAGAAACGGTTGGAGAGAAAGCTG aatttgaTTTTAAACCCAAAGGCCACCTAGAAATTGGGGAGAAACTGGACATCATAAGACAAAG GCGGCTTGCCCATGTGTCAGGTCACAGATCGTACTATCTAAGAGGTGCAGGGGCCAGACTTCAGACTGCTCTGCAGAATTTTGCTTTGGATCTTCTTCAGaaaaga GGTTTCATCCCCATGGTTGTTCCAGACATGCTGAAAGGTGTTGTGTTT GAGGGCTGTGGGATGCAGCCTCATGCTCATCACTCACAGGTCTACTCTTTGGACCACAAACGCTTCCCTGACCTTAATCTAGCTGGCACAGGGGAAGTAGGTATAGCAG GTTATTTTATGGACCATGCTGTCAATTTAAAGGATTTACCTGTCAG GACAGTTTGCAGCAGCACATGTTACCGAGCTGAAACCGACACTGGCCGAGAGACATGGGGTCTCTACAGGGTCCATCACTTTAACAAG GTGGAAATGTTTGGTGTGACGGCGGATGAGACGGGTGAGGAGAGTTCTCAGCTGTTAAATGAATTTGTGTTGTTACAGAAGGAGATTTTCTCTTCCCTCCAGCTACATTTCAG GGTTTTGGACATGCCTACAGAAGAGCTTGGTCCTCCAGCTTTCAGAAAGTATGACATTGAAGCTTGGATGCCAGGTCGTGGCAGCTTTGGAGAG aTCTCCAGTGCATCAAACTGCACTGACTATCAGAGCCGACGCCTTAATATTTTCTATGAGAAAAATGATGGCAGTCTGAAATATGCTCACACA GTGAATGCAACTGCATGTGCAATTCCACGCACCATTATTGCAATTTTGGAGACTCATCAGACTAAG GAAGGAACTGTTCAAGTTCCAGAAGTCCTGCAACCATACCTTGGTTTAGAAGTGATTGAAAAGCCCAAATACGCTCCATTGAAATACATTGGACCAAATCAGCCTCAACGTCAGCCTCGCACCACTCCTAAAA ttcaAGGGTTGCAGAGGGTCtggagccttcctggaatcacaggatgcaaggcatga
- the sars2 gene encoding serine--tRNA ligase, mitochondrial isoform X2 has product MASLVRSVRRFTALSALLSPGSCGVRAGHAALRRPCSSDTKSSSLWEHVKEGYSHKPQLDMRPLCEDTQTLLTELENRRGDIRADDVEIIVSVWKQLLNLRTEIEELEEKKKVVSATVQALVEQHDKKTVPDLVEYRTARDEGRSIRARLNELYPKHTDLEELYYCRALRLPNRTHPDVPIGDESNAKVVETVGEKAEFDFKPKGHLEIGEKLDIIRQRRLAHVSGHRSYYLRGAGARLQTALQNFALDLLQKRGFIPMVVPDMLKGVVFEGCGMQPHAHHSQVYSLDHKRFPDLNLAGTGEVGIAGYFMDHAVNLKDLPVRTVCSSTCYRAETDTGRETWGLYRVHHFNKVEMFGVTADETGEESSQLLNEFVLLQKEIFSSLQLHFRVLDMPTEELGPPAFRKYDIEAWMPGRGSFGEISSASNCTDYQSRRLNIFYEKNDGSLKYAHTVNATACAIPRTIIAILETHQTKEGTVQVPEVLQPYLGLEVIEKPKYAPLKYIGPNQPQLQGLQRVWSLPGITGCKA; this is encoded by the exons ATGGCGTCCTTGGTGCGTTCTGTGAGGCGGTTCACCGCGCTCTCTGCCCTGCTGTCCCCGGGAAGCTGCGGGGTCCGGGCCGGACACGCAGCTCTGCGGAGACCCTGCTCCTCTGACACAAAGAGCAGCAGTCTGTGGGAACATGTAAAAGAGGGATACAGCCACAAACCCCAGCTCGACATGAGGCCGCTGTGtgaagacacacaaacactcctcaCTGAGCTGGAGAACAGGCGAGGAGACATAAGAGCGGACGATGTGGAAATCATC gtttcggTGTGGAAGCAGCTGCTAAACTTGCGGACGGAAATTGAGGAGTTGGAGGAAAAGAAGAAAGTGGTCAGTGCCACAGTTCAAGCTCTTGTG gAGCAACATGACAAGAAAACTGTACCTGAT CTTGTGGAATACAGGACGGCAAGAGACGAGGGTCGAAGTATCAGAGCCAGGCTGAATGAGTTATATCCAAAACATACTGATTTGGAAGAGCTGTATTATTGCAGAGCCCTGAGGCTTCCCAATAGAACTCATCCAGATGTG CCCATCGGAGATGAGAGCAATGCGAAGGTGGTAGAAACGGTTGGAGAGAAAGCTG aatttgaTTTTAAACCCAAAGGCCACCTAGAAATTGGGGAGAAACTGGACATCATAAGACAAAG GCGGCTTGCCCATGTGTCAGGTCACAGATCGTACTATCTAAGAGGTGCAGGGGCCAGACTTCAGACTGCTCTGCAGAATTTTGCTTTGGATCTTCTTCAGaaaaga GGTTTCATCCCCATGGTTGTTCCAGACATGCTGAAAGGTGTTGTGTTT GAGGGCTGTGGGATGCAGCCTCATGCTCATCACTCACAGGTCTACTCTTTGGACCACAAACGCTTCCCTGACCTTAATCTAGCTGGCACAGGGGAAGTAGGTATAGCAG GTTATTTTATGGACCATGCTGTCAATTTAAAGGATTTACCTGTCAG GACAGTTTGCAGCAGCACATGTTACCGAGCTGAAACCGACACTGGCCGAGAGACATGGGGTCTCTACAGGGTCCATCACTTTAACAAG GTGGAAATGTTTGGTGTGACGGCGGATGAGACGGGTGAGGAGAGTTCTCAGCTGTTAAATGAATTTGTGTTGTTACAGAAGGAGATTTTCTCTTCCCTCCAGCTACATTTCAG GGTTTTGGACATGCCTACAGAAGAGCTTGGTCCTCCAGCTTTCAGAAAGTATGACATTGAAGCTTGGATGCCAGGTCGTGGCAGCTTTGGAGAG aTCTCCAGTGCATCAAACTGCACTGACTATCAGAGCCGACGCCTTAATATTTTCTATGAGAAAAATGATGGCAGTCTGAAATATGCTCACACA GTGAATGCAACTGCATGTGCAATTCCACGCACCATTATTGCAATTTTGGAGACTCATCAGACTAAG GAAGGAACTGTTCAAGTTCCAGAAGTCCTGCAACCATACCTTGGTTTAGAAGTGATTGAAAAGCCCAAATACGCTCCATTGAAATACATTGGACCAAATCAGCCTCAAC ttcaAGGGTTGCAGAGGGTCtggagccttcctggaatcacaggatgcaaggcatga
- the med29 gene encoding mediator of RNA polymerase II transcription subunit 29 isoform X1, which translates to MVDDLGRRTKENAEPPPPQPGAVNPAAALQPQSQQQQQQLQQQQQQQQQQDFDPVHRFKMLIPQLKESLQSLAESFGAAAGTIQNVMSIASQNFVHNTSIDNGVKSNDGTVQRFDKSLEEFYALCDQLELCLRLAHECLSQSIDSAKHSPNLVPTATKPDTVQTESLSYSQYLSMIKSQISCAKDIHNALLECSKKITGKSQPQGIL; encoded by the exons ATGGTCGACGACCTCGGAAGAAGAACGAAAGAAAACGCCGAG CCTCCTCCTCCGCAGCCCGGAGCTGTAAACCCCGCCGCCGCGCTACAACCACaatcacagcagcagcagcagcagctacaacagcaacagcaacaacaacaacagcaagacTTCGACCCTGTTCATAGGTTTAAAATGCTCATACCACAGCTAAAAGAGAGCTTACAG TCTCTGGCGGAGTCCTTCGGTGCTGCAGCAGGCACTATCCAG AACGTCATGAGCATTGCGTCACAGAATTTTGTGCACAATACATCAATTGATAATGGAGT AAAGAGTAACGATGGCACAGTTCAGCGATTTGACAAGAGTTTAGAAGAGTTCTACGCCCTCTGTGATCAGCTCGAACTGTGTTTG cGCCTAGCCCACGAATGCCTCTCCCAGAGCATCGATAGTGCCAAGCACTCACCAAACCTGGTGCCTACAGCTACCAAGCCAGACACAGTCCAAACAGaatctctctcttattctcagTATCTCAGCATGATAAAGTCCCAGATATCCTGCGCTAAAGACATCCACAATGCTCTTCTGGAGTGTTCAAAGAAGATCACTGGAAAGAGTCAGCCACAAGGAATTCTGTAA